One Anguilla rostrata isolate EN2019 chromosome 15, ASM1855537v3, whole genome shotgun sequence genomic window carries:
- the ints6 gene encoding integrator complex subunit 6 isoform X1, with protein MPVLLFLIDTSASMNQRTHLGTTYLDIAKGAVETFMKLRARDPASRGDRYMLVSFEDAPHGIKAGWKENHATFMTELKNLQAVGLTSVGQSLRTAFDLLNLNRLVSGIDNYGQGRNPFFLDPSIIITITDGSKLTSTSGVQDELHLPLTTPLPGSELTKEPFRWDQRLFALVLRVPGHALPGPEPLGGVPPDYSAITPMCEVTGGRSYSVFSQRMLNQCLESLVQKIQSGVVIHFEKTGPDPAPVEDGPPEVKAGSQPWHNSHKLIYVRPNPKTGVPLGHWPIPEAFWPDQNSPTLPPRSAHPQVCFSCVDAEPMVIDKLPFDKYELEPSPLTQYILERKSPHTCWQVFVCNSAKYSDLGQPFGYLKASTALTCVNLFVMPYNYPVLLPLLDDLLRVHKFKPTVKWRQSFENYLKTMPPYYIGPLRKALRSMGAPNLLADNMEYGMSYTVVSYLKKLSQQTKLEAERVLASVGKALVPEAGIKVRSRSGGVSLAQRKDFTQLLQSIMGDGPVVCPLELNPKEFAGFHLASLNKSLKPQSFRNAYDIPRRHLMEQLSRMRRNLLRAAGSFLRAQDEDQLHSVPIAQMGNYQDFLKHSPQPLREAEADQPKRLHTFGNPFKLDKKGMMIDEADEFVSGPQNKSKRPGDPSLHGGAPKRRRCMSPLLRPGRSYTPPVLNSHAPNGPNGPLLPATPPYPAPANGSSPTTALAASEGNHNELDGVFGNHMGNHYNPERASEPGAYLGDEGSPCRAPGEHMSRLNQEEEEEEEEEEGSWGRLHGRVGLPGDSEDRKFGPEDALLRPSAGQLKKLRDLESQQRNTELRVLITKEIRKPGRRFESIFHFLNQVQGSLDTRLIFLQNIIREAARFKRRVLIEQLENFLEELHMRTNHFNQLD; from the exons ATGCCCGTGTTACTTTTTCTGATAGACACGTCCGCTTCAATGAACCAGCGCACCCATCTGGGCACTACCTATCTGGACATTGCAAAAGGCGCTGTTGAGACTTTTATGAAG CTCAGAGCTAGAGATCCAGCGAGCCGCGGGGACAGGTACATGTTGGTTTCTTTCGAGGACGCTCCCCACGGAATCAAG GCTGGCTGGAAGGAAAATCATGCCACATTCATGACAGAACTGAAGAACCTTCAAGCAGTTGGACTCACAAGTGTTGGCCAGTCCTTAAGGACAGCTTTTGATTTGCTCAATCTCAATAGATTAGTTTCTGGGATAGACAACTATGGACAG GGCAGAAATCCATTCTTCCTGGATCCCTCCATTATCATAACCATCACTGATGGAAGCAAGCTGACCAGCACCAGTGGGGTGCAGGATGAG ctgcACCTGCCATTGACCACGCCCCTCCCAGGCAGTGAGCTGACCAAGGAGCCGTTCCGCTGGGACCAGCGCCTGTTCGCCCTGGTGCTGCGCGTCCCGGGCCACGCCCTGCCGGGCCCTGAACCCCTGGGGGGCGTCCCGCCAGACTACTCCGCCATCACTCCCATGTGTGAGGTCACTGGAG gcCGGTCCTACAGTGTTTTCTCCCAGCGAATGCTCAATCAGTGTTTGGAGTCTCTGGTGCAGAAGATCCAGAGCGGGGTGGTGATTCATTTTGAGAAGACTGGGCCCGACCCCGCACCTGTGGAAG ATGGCCCCCCAGAAGTGAAGGCAGGTTCCCAGCCCTGGCACAACAGCCACAAGCTCATCTATGTGCGCCCCAATCCCAAGACCGGGGTCCCCCTTGGGCACTGGCCAATCCCGGAGGCCTTTTGGCCCGACCAGAATTCTCCCACGCTG cccccccGCTCGGCCCACCCCCAGGTGTGTTTCTCCTGTGTGGACGCGGAGCCCATGGTCATAGACAAGCTTCCCTTTGACAAGTACGAGCTGGAGCCCTCGCCTCTCACCCAGTACATCCTGGAGAGGAAGTCTCCTCACACCTGCTGGCAG gtgtttgtgtgtaacagTGCGAAGTACAGTGACCTGGGCCAGCCCTTCGGCTATCTGAAAGCCAGCACCGCCCTCACCTGTGTCAACCTGTTTGTCATGCCTTACAACTACCCAGTCCTGCTGCCCCTCCTGG aCGACTTGCTCAGAGTTCACAAGTTCAAGCCCACTGTAAAATGGCGGCAGTCCTTTGAGAACTACCTGAAGACGATGCCCCCATACTACATTGGG CCCCTGCGGAAGGCGCTGAGGTCGATGGGAGCCCCCAACCTGCTGGCCGATAACATGGAGTACGGCATGAGCTACACCGTGGTGTCCTACCTGAAGAAGCTCAGCCAGCAG ACTAagctggaggcggagcgggTTCTGGCGTCGGTGGGGAAGGCGCTGGTCCCGGAGGCGGGGATTAAGGTCCGCTCCCGCTCCGGTGGCGTCTCCCTCGCCCAGCGCAAGGACTTCACGCAGCTGctgcaaagcatcatgggagaTGGACCCGTCGTCTGCCCGCTAGAGCTCAACCCCAAGGAGTTCGCTGGATTTCACCTTGCCTCGCTCAACAAG AGCCTGAAGCCGCAGAGTTTCCGGAACGCCTACGACATTCCCAGAAGGCACCTGATGGAGCAGCTGAGCCGCATGAGGAGGAACCTGCTGAGAGCAGCGGGGAGCTTCCTGCGAGCCCAGGACGAAG ACCAGCTGCACAGCGTCCCCATCGCTCAGATGGGAAACTACCAGGACTTCCTGAAACACAGCCCGCAGCCGCTGAGAGAGGCCGAAGCCGACCAGCCCAAACGCCTGCACACTTTTGGAAACCCCTTCAAACTGGACAAGAAG GGCATGATGATCGACGAGGCGGACGAGTTTGTGTCCGGCCCCCAGAACAAGAGCAAGCGTCCGGGGGACCCCAGCCTGCACGGCGGCGCCCCCAAGAGGCGGCGCTGCATGTCCCCCCTGCTGCGCCCTGGGCGCTCTTACACGCCCCCGGTCCTGAACAGCCACGCCCCCAACGGCCCCAACGGGCCCCTGctcccggccacgcccccttaCCCCGCTCCGGCCAACGGCTCCAGCCCAACGACCGCCCTCGCAG CTTCTGAAGGCAACCATAATGAGCTGGATGGCGTTTTTGGGAACCACATGGGGAACCACTACAACCCTGAGAGGGCCTCCGAGCCTGGAGCTTACCTGGGGGACGAGGGCTCGCCGTGCAGGGCCCCAGGAGAGCACATGAGCCGCTTgaaccaggaggaggaggaggaggaggaagaggaggaggggagttGGGGCCGGCTGCACGGCAGAGTGGGTCTGCCTGGGGACAGCGAGGACAGGAAGTTTGGGCCTGAGGACGCGCTCCTCCggccctctgctggtcagctGAAGAAACTGCGGGACTTGGAGAGCCAGCAGCGCAACACTGAGCTCAGGGTGCTCATCACCAAGGAGATCAGGAAGCCCGGCCGAC GCTTTGAAAGCATCTTCCATTTCCTGAACCAAGTCCAGGGAAGCCTGGATACGCGGCTCATATTCCTGCAGAACATCATCAGGGAGGCTGCCAG GTTTAAGAGGCGGGTCCTGATCGAGCAACTGGAGAACTTCCTGGAGGAGCTCCACATGCGGACCAATCACTTTAACCAGTTGGACTGA
- the ints6 gene encoding integrator complex subunit 6 isoform X2: MPVLLFLIDTSASMNQRTHLGTTYLDIAKGAVETFMKLRARDPASRGDRYMLVSFEDAPHGIKAGWKENHATFMTELKNLQAVGLTSVGQSLRTAFDLLNLNRLVSGIDNYGQGRNPFFLDPSIIITITDGSKLTSTSGVQDELHLPLTTPLPGSELTKEPFRWDQRLFALVLRVPGHALPGPEPLGGVPPDYSAITPMCEVTGGRSYSVFSQRMLNQCLESLVQKIQSGVVIHFEKTGPDPAPVEDGPPEVKAGSQPWHNSHKLIYVRPNPKTGVPLGHWPIPEAFWPDQNSPTLPPRSAHPQVCFSCVDAEPMVIDKLPFDKYELEPSPLTQYILERKSPHTCWQVFVCNSAKYSDLGQPFGYLKASTALTCVNLFVMPYNYPVLLPLLDDLLRVHKFKPTVKWRQSFENYLKTMPPYYIGPLRKALRSMGAPNLLADNMEYGMSYTVVSYLKKLSQQTKLEAERVLASVGKALVPEAGIKVRSRSGGVSLAQRKDFTQLLQSIMGDGPVVCPLELNPKEFAGFHLASLNKSLKPQSFRNAYDIPRRHLMEQLSRMRRNLLRAAGSFLRAQDEDQLHSVPIAQMGNYQDFLKHSPQPLREAEADQPKRLHTFGNPFKLDKKVPLLLSLLLRAALIGQWFLM, translated from the exons ATGCCCGTGTTACTTTTTCTGATAGACACGTCCGCTTCAATGAACCAGCGCACCCATCTGGGCACTACCTATCTGGACATTGCAAAAGGCGCTGTTGAGACTTTTATGAAG CTCAGAGCTAGAGATCCAGCGAGCCGCGGGGACAGGTACATGTTGGTTTCTTTCGAGGACGCTCCCCACGGAATCAAG GCTGGCTGGAAGGAAAATCATGCCACATTCATGACAGAACTGAAGAACCTTCAAGCAGTTGGACTCACAAGTGTTGGCCAGTCCTTAAGGACAGCTTTTGATTTGCTCAATCTCAATAGATTAGTTTCTGGGATAGACAACTATGGACAG GGCAGAAATCCATTCTTCCTGGATCCCTCCATTATCATAACCATCACTGATGGAAGCAAGCTGACCAGCACCAGTGGGGTGCAGGATGAG ctgcACCTGCCATTGACCACGCCCCTCCCAGGCAGTGAGCTGACCAAGGAGCCGTTCCGCTGGGACCAGCGCCTGTTCGCCCTGGTGCTGCGCGTCCCGGGCCACGCCCTGCCGGGCCCTGAACCCCTGGGGGGCGTCCCGCCAGACTACTCCGCCATCACTCCCATGTGTGAGGTCACTGGAG gcCGGTCCTACAGTGTTTTCTCCCAGCGAATGCTCAATCAGTGTTTGGAGTCTCTGGTGCAGAAGATCCAGAGCGGGGTGGTGATTCATTTTGAGAAGACTGGGCCCGACCCCGCACCTGTGGAAG ATGGCCCCCCAGAAGTGAAGGCAGGTTCCCAGCCCTGGCACAACAGCCACAAGCTCATCTATGTGCGCCCCAATCCCAAGACCGGGGTCCCCCTTGGGCACTGGCCAATCCCGGAGGCCTTTTGGCCCGACCAGAATTCTCCCACGCTG cccccccGCTCGGCCCACCCCCAGGTGTGTTTCTCCTGTGTGGACGCGGAGCCCATGGTCATAGACAAGCTTCCCTTTGACAAGTACGAGCTGGAGCCCTCGCCTCTCACCCAGTACATCCTGGAGAGGAAGTCTCCTCACACCTGCTGGCAG gtgtttgtgtgtaacagTGCGAAGTACAGTGACCTGGGCCAGCCCTTCGGCTATCTGAAAGCCAGCACCGCCCTCACCTGTGTCAACCTGTTTGTCATGCCTTACAACTACCCAGTCCTGCTGCCCCTCCTGG aCGACTTGCTCAGAGTTCACAAGTTCAAGCCCACTGTAAAATGGCGGCAGTCCTTTGAGAACTACCTGAAGACGATGCCCCCATACTACATTGGG CCCCTGCGGAAGGCGCTGAGGTCGATGGGAGCCCCCAACCTGCTGGCCGATAACATGGAGTACGGCATGAGCTACACCGTGGTGTCCTACCTGAAGAAGCTCAGCCAGCAG ACTAagctggaggcggagcgggTTCTGGCGTCGGTGGGGAAGGCGCTGGTCCCGGAGGCGGGGATTAAGGTCCGCTCCCGCTCCGGTGGCGTCTCCCTCGCCCAGCGCAAGGACTTCACGCAGCTGctgcaaagcatcatgggagaTGGACCCGTCGTCTGCCCGCTAGAGCTCAACCCCAAGGAGTTCGCTGGATTTCACCTTGCCTCGCTCAACAAG AGCCTGAAGCCGCAGAGTTTCCGGAACGCCTACGACATTCCCAGAAGGCACCTGATGGAGCAGCTGAGCCGCATGAGGAGGAACCTGCTGAGAGCAGCGGGGAGCTTCCTGCGAGCCCAGGACGAAG ACCAGCTGCACAGCGTCCCCATCGCTCAGATGGGAAACTACCAGGACTTCCTGAAACACAGCCCGCAGCCGCTGAGAGAGGCCGAAGCCGACCAGCCCAAACGCCTGCACACTTTTGGAAACCCCTTCAAACTGGACAAGAAGGTTCCCCTTCTCTTAAGTTTGCTTTTAAgagctgctctgattggtcagtggt ttttaatgtaa